The following coding sequences are from one Anser cygnoides isolate HZ-2024a breed goose chromosome 10, Taihu_goose_T2T_genome, whole genome shotgun sequence window:
- the MCM2 gene encoding DNA replication licensing factor MCM2: MADSSESQAAATSPVRSSRRGDAFTSSPGRDLPPFEDESEGLLGTEGLPEEEEEEGEELIGEGMERDYRPIPELDVYEAEGLALDDEDVEELTASQREAAERVMRQRDRELEQGMGRMRRGLLYDSDDEDEDRPSRKRRLAERAADGIEEEDEDMIESIENLEDMKGHSVREWVSMAAPRLEIYHRFKNFLKTHVDDHGHNVFKERISDMCKENRESLVVNYEDLAAQEHVLAYFLPEAPAEMLKIFDEAAKEVVLAMYPKYDRIAQEIHVRISHLPLVEELRSLRQLHLNQLIRTSGVVTSCTGVLPQLSMVKYNCMKCTFILGPFFQSQNQEVKPGSCPECQSLGPFEINMEETVYQNYQRIKIQESPGKVAAGRLPRSKDAILLADLVDSCKPGDEIELTGIYHNNYDGSLNTANGFPVFATVILANHITKKDNKLAVGELTDEDVKVLVGLSKDEQIAEKIFASIAPSIYGHEDIKRGLALALFGGEPKNPGGKHKVRGDINVLLCGDPGTAKSQFLKYVEKVSSRAIFTTGQGASAVGLTAYVQRHPVSKEWTLEAGALVLADRGVCLIDEFDKMNDQDRTSIHEAMEQQSISISKAGIVTSLQARCTVIAAANPIGGRYDPSLTFSENVDLTEPIVSRFDILCVVRDTVDPVQDEMLARFVVGSHIKHHPGSKEAVNGDSSEVILPNTYGVEPIPQEILRKYIVYAKEKVHPKLNQMDQDKVARMYSDLRKESMATGSIPITVRHIESMIRMAEAHARMHLRDYVVEDDVNMAIRVMLESFIDTQKFSVMRSMRKTFSRYLSFKRDNNELLLFILKQLVAEQVMYQRNRYGAQQDTIEVPEKDLVDKARQINIHNLSTFYDSEVFKMNRFSRDVKRKLIVQQF; encoded by the exons ATGGCG GACTCCTCCGAGTCACAGGCGGCGGCCACCAGCCCGGTGCGCAGCTCTCGCCGCGGCGATGCCTTCACGTCCAGCCCCGGCCGGGACCTGCCCCCCTTCGAGGATGAGTCCGAGGGGCTCCTGGGGACCGAGGGGCtccccgaggaggaggaggaagaaggggaagagctCATCGGGGAAGGGATGGAGAG GGACTACCGCCCCATCCCGGAGCTGGACGTCTATGAAGCAGAGGGCCTGGCCTTGGATGATGAAGATGTGGAGGAGCTGACCGCCAGCCAGCGGGAGGCTGCCGAGCGGGTCATGAGGCAGCGAGACcgggagctggagcagggcatGGGCCGCATGAGGAGGGGGCTGCTTTACG ACAGTGATGATGAAGACGAAGACCGTCCTTCGCGGAAGAGGCGGCTGGCAGAACGGGCTGCCGACGGCAttgaggaggaggatgaagacaTGATCGAGAGCATCGAGAATCTGGAAGACATGAAGGGGCACTCAGTGAGGGAGTGGGTTTCCATGGCAGCTCCCCGTCTTGAGATCTACCACCGCTTCAAGAACTTCTTGAAGACCCATGTGGATGACCACGGGCACAATGTCTTCAAGGAGAGGATCAGTGACATGTGCAAAG aaaacaGAGAGAGCCTGGTGGTGAACTACGAGGATCTGGCTGCCCAGGAACATGTCCTTGCCTACTTCCTGCCTGAGGCCccagcagaaatgctgaagaTCTTTGATGAAGCAGCCAAGGAAGTGGTGTTGGCCATGTACCCCAAATACGATCGTATTGCTCAGGAGATCCATGTCCGTATCTCCCACCTCCCTCTGGTGGAAGAGTTGCGGTCGCTCAG GCAACTGCACTTGAACCAGTTGATCCGGACCAGCGGAGTGGTGACGAGCTGCACAGGGGTCCTGCCTCAGCTCAGCATGGTCAAATACAACTGCATGAAGTGCACCTTCATCTTGGGACCCTTCTTCCAGTCCCAGAACCAGGAGGTGAAGCCTGGTTCCTGCCCAGAGTGTCAGTCTCTCGGCCCCTTTGAAATCAACATGGAAGAG ACGGTCTATCAGAACTATCAGCGCATCAAAATCCAGGAGAGCCCCGGCAAGGTAGCTGCTGGCAGGCTGCCCCGCTCCAAGGATGCCATCCTCCTTGCCGATCTGGTCGACAGCTGCAAGCCAGGGGATGAGATT GAGCTCACAGGGATCTACCACAACAACTACGATGGCTCCTTGAACACTGCCAATGGGTTCCCGGTGTTTGCGACTGTGATCCTGGCCAACCACATAACCAAGAAGGACAACAAGCTGGCTGTCGGGGAGCTGACTGACGAGGACGTGAAAGTGCTTGTGGGTCTGTCCAAGGATGAGCAAATTGCGGAGAAG atTTTTGCCAGCATTGCCCCATCTATTTACGGGCATGAAGATATCAAGAGGGGGTTGGCTTTAGCTCTGTTTGGTGGAGAGCCCAAAAACCCAG GCGGCAAACACAAGGTCCGTGGTGACATCAACGTGCTCCTGTGTGGGGACCCTGGTACTGCGAAGTCGCAGTTCCTTAAGTACGTGGAGAAGGTGTCCAGCAGGGCCATCTTCACCACCGGCCAGGGTGCTTCTGCTGTGGGTCTCACAGCCTATGTCCAGAGGCACCCGGTCAGCAAGGAGTGGACTTTGGAAGCAGGAGCCCTCGTGCTGGCCGACAGAGGTGTCTGCCTGATCGATGAGTTTGACAAG ATGAATGACCAGGATCGGACCAGCATCCACGAAGCCATGGAACAGCAAAGCATCTCCATCTCCAAAGCGGGCATCGTCACATCCTTGCAAGCCCGCTGCACCGTTATAGCTGCTGCCAATCCCATAG GTGGTCGATACGACCCATCGCTGACTTTCTCGGAGAACGTAGACCTGACGGAGCCCATCGTCTCTCGCTTTGATATCCTGTGCGTGGTGAGAGACACGGTGGACCCTGTGCAG GACGAAATGCTGGCCCGGTTTGTTGTTGGCAGCCACATCAAGCACCACCCTGGTAGCAAGGAGGCAGTGAACGGGGACTCCAGTGAGGTTATTCTTCCCAACACATACGGGGTGGAACCCATTCCCCAGGAGATCCTGAGGAAATACATCGTCTATGCCAAAGAGAAGGTCCACCCCAAGCTTAACCAGATGGACCAGGACAAGGTGGCCCGGATGTACAGTGACCTCAGGAAAGAGTCTATG gCGACCGGCAGCATCCCCATCACGGTGCGGCACATCGAGTCCATGATCCGGATGGCCGAGGCTCATGCCCGCATGCACCTGCGGGACTACGTGGTGGAGGACGATGTCAACATGGCCATCCGGGTGATGCTGGAGAGCTTCATCGACACGCAGAAGTTCAGCGTCATGCGGAGCATGCGCAAG ACGTTCTCCCGCTACCTTTCGTTCAAGCGAGACAACAACGAGCTGCTGCTGTTCATCCTGAAGCAGCTGGTTGCAGAGCAGGTGATGTACCAGAGGAACCGCTATGGGGCCCAGCAAGACACCATAGAAGTCCCAGAGAAGGATCTAGTGGATAAG GCCCGGCAGATCaacatccacaacctctccacCTTCTACGACAGCGAGGTGTTCAAGATGAACAGGTTCAGCCGGGACGTGAAGCGGAAGCTGATTGTCCAGCAGTTCTGA